A single region of the Mycobacterium avium subsp. avium genome encodes:
- a CDS encoding PPE family protein, whose product MTMPIWAAFPPEVHSAALSSGPGPGSLLAAEQAWQALSAEYASAAAELGDLLAAVQAGTWQGPSAEAFVAAHVPYLAWLLQNSTNSTAAAREAETVAAAYTAALSAMPTLEQLATNHAVFAQLVATNFFGVNTIPIAQNEIEYLQMWLQAATTMAIYEAVSETAMTWKPPTAPPPQIQKTGVANQDAGGGPTQLSWWVTRVQEVARAISGDLSQSPSNPSATLSDLMSDPLLATEVPHWAGESLLYFTPQVPQLTQLSFGLIAPFIPAAGAPGVAGLAGLAGGTPAPVLPGVAAAPSGGGAAAVLAPGPGASAATVSPAPAPAGTPATAPAPVGPPTPPPATGVPGFSAPYAVGPPGLGAGGNLSAGTRAGQTSPDFATAAAPAAADRREQVRRRRRPRPGRIDPGYRHEYLDTDPGGDAESVTASDRGAGPIGFAGTTGATGSAPVGLTTVAGDALDDGPRMPLLPGSWSAETEDPENGQVGGG is encoded by the coding sequence ATGACCATGCCGATCTGGGCCGCCTTCCCGCCGGAGGTGCATTCGGCGGCGCTGTCCAGCGGACCCGGCCCCGGGTCGTTGCTCGCGGCCGAGCAGGCCTGGCAGGCGCTGAGCGCCGAATACGCCTCGGCCGCCGCCGAACTCGGCGACCTGCTGGCGGCGGTGCAGGCCGGCACCTGGCAGGGCCCCAGCGCCGAGGCGTTCGTGGCCGCCCACGTGCCCTATCTGGCATGGCTGTTGCAGAACAGCACCAACAGCACGGCCGCGGCCCGGGAGGCCGAGACGGTGGCCGCGGCCTACACCGCCGCGCTGTCGGCGATGCCGACGCTGGAGCAGCTGGCCACCAACCACGCCGTCTTCGCGCAGTTGGTGGCGACGAACTTCTTTGGCGTCAACACGATTCCGATCGCGCAGAACGAGATCGAGTATCTGCAGATGTGGCTGCAGGCGGCCACCACGATGGCGATCTACGAGGCGGTGTCGGAGACCGCGATGACGTGGAAACCGCCCACCGCCCCGCCGCCGCAGATCCAGAAAACCGGCGTCGCCAACCAGGACGCCGGCGGCGGCCCCACCCAGCTGAGCTGGTGGGTGACGCGGGTGCAGGAGGTGGCCAGGGCCATCAGCGGCGACCTGAGCCAGTCGCCGTCGAACCCGTCCGCGACGCTGTCGGACCTGATGAGCGATCCGCTGCTGGCCACCGAGGTGCCGCACTGGGCGGGCGAGTCGCTGCTGTACTTCACTCCGCAGGTGCCGCAGTTGACCCAGCTCTCGTTCGGTCTGATCGCGCCCTTCATCCCCGCCGCGGGGGCGCCGGGTGTGGCCGGACTGGCCGGACTGGCCGGGGGCACCCCCGCGCCCGTCCTGCCCGGGGTGGCGGCCGCGCCGTCCGGCGGTGGAGCCGCTGCCGTGCTGGCCCCCGGCCCGGGCGCCTCCGCCGCGACCGTGTCGCCGGCCCCGGCGCCCGCGGGCACGCCGGCCACCGCACCGGCCCCGGTCGGACCACCCACGCCGCCGCCGGCCACCGGCGTTCCCGGCTTCAGCGCCCCGTACGCGGTCGGACCGCCCGGCCTCGGGGCCGGCGGAAACCTGTCCGCCGGGACCCGCGCCGGACAGACGTCACCCGATTTCGCGACGGCGGCGGCGCCGGCCGCGGCGGACCGGCGCGAACAGGTCCGCCGCCGGCGGCGCCCGCGGCCGGGTCGGATCGACCCCGGATACCGCCACGAATACCTCGACACCGACCCCGGCGGGGACGCCGAATCCGTGACCGCCTCGGACCGGGGCGCCGGCCCGATCGGGTTCGCCGGCACCACCGGCGCGACCGGTTCGGCACCCGTGGGGTTGACCACAGTCGCCGGTGATGCGCTGGACGACGGCCCGCGAATGCCGCTGCTGCCCGGCAGCTGGAGCGCCGAAACCGAGGACCCGGAAAACGGGCAGGTCGGGGGCGGCTGA
- a CDS encoding cupin domain-containing protein: MAVESSLAWLLRPLGVDAFLNEIWATRHHHIDRCRPGYFDGLLPGPSAVDGLLEQVRPDPAAVRLVKDGEDRDPAGYRRGDGTLNAGGARDGLADGYTLVLNGLERYLRTVASLSHAIEVELNFLTRVNAYVTPPHSTGFVPHYDPHDVLVLQIEGCKTWRVSDGPAVPPQQIQSRKGVGADGPASWTDVCLRPGDVLYLPRGQVHSARTHSEPSVHLTVGLHAPTVLTLVTSALHALSLRDPRVHDRLPPRHLDDARVRAGLGEAVRDAVRALDDDAVIADGLGAMEEVLVRRGRCPPVGSVRDTVGVDGHTLVRKHQPLYARVTRAGDGVVLQFAQLSVSAGSDHEAAMLFLAGRAEPFRVAELPGLSAAQQIGLAQTLILNGFLARLSDD, from the coding sequence TTGGCCGTCGAGTCCTCGCTTGCCTGGTTGCTGCGGCCCCTTGGGGTCGACGCCTTCCTGAACGAGATCTGGGCGACCCGGCACCATCACATCGACCGATGCCGGCCCGGCTACTTCGACGGGCTGTTGCCGGGACCCTCGGCCGTCGACGGGCTGCTGGAGCAGGTGCGGCCGGACCCCGCCGCGGTGCGGCTGGTCAAGGACGGCGAGGACCGGGATCCGGCCGGTTACCGTCGCGGCGACGGCACGCTGAACGCCGGCGGCGCCCGCGACGGCCTGGCCGACGGTTACACCCTGGTGCTCAATGGGCTGGAGCGGTATCTGCGCACGGTCGCCTCGCTGTCGCACGCGATCGAGGTCGAGCTGAACTTCCTCACCCGGGTCAACGCCTACGTCACTCCCCCGCACTCCACCGGGTTCGTCCCGCACTACGACCCGCACGACGTGTTGGTGCTGCAGATCGAGGGCTGCAAGACGTGGCGGGTGTCCGACGGGCCGGCCGTGCCACCGCAGCAGATCCAAAGCCGCAAGGGCGTCGGCGCCGACGGCCCGGCGTCGTGGACCGATGTGTGCCTGCGACCCGGCGACGTGCTGTATCTGCCGCGCGGCCAAGTGCATTCGGCCCGAACACATTCCGAGCCGTCGGTGCATCTCACCGTGGGGCTGCACGCACCGACGGTGCTCACCCTCGTCACCAGCGCGCTGCACGCGCTGAGCCTGCGCGATCCCCGGGTGCACGACCGGCTGCCGCCGCGTCATCTGGACGACGCGCGGGTTCGCGCCGGCTTGGGCGAGGCCGTGCGCGACGCGGTGCGGGCCCTGGACGACGACGCCGTCATCGCCGACGGTCTCGGCGCGATGGAGGAGGTGTTGGTGCGGCGCGGCCGGTGCCCACCGGTCGGGTCGGTGCGCGACACGGTCGGGGTGGACGGGCACACGCTGGTGCGCAAACACCAGCCGCTGTATGCCCGGGTGACGCGCGCCGGCGACGGCGTGGTGCTGCAGTTCGCTCAACTGTCGGTGAGCGCCGGATCCGACCACGAGGCCGCGATGCTGTTCCTGGCCGGCCGCGCCGAGCCGTTCCGGGTGGCCGAGCTGCCCGGGCTGAGCGCCGCGCAGCAGATCGGGCTGGCGCAGACGCTGATCCTGAACGGGTTTCTGGCCCGGCTGTCCGACGACTGA